The following nucleotide sequence is from Pseudoalteromonas xiamenensis.
TTTCAGCTTTACATTAAAACCAATATGCGAGAGCGCTTTTTGAAATTTGTGTTGAGAGTCATCATTTGGTGCAATCGCATATGCATTGGCCAGAACAATATTGCCCTGCTCCGAAAGATATTGCCACACGCGACGGTAATTTAGCGATTGAGCGAAGGTATCTCGCGTGGTGTAATAGATATTTTGCACATCCACAAATACAGCAATATTTTTCATAAAACACTCAGTTTGATAATCGGAAAAAGCTGGGGGCACCCATTCGTTTTATTCACAGTCATTGAATTATGTGCTCGAAATTGATGAGCATTGACTACTGGAGCCCGCTAAGGAAGTGGTCGAGTTATACAAACAGCGATAATAAAGCTCGTACCTAGCGCTCGGGAAAAGCAGGCGTTACGAATCAGTTTATCATAATAAAGATGGTTTTTCTTTGCTTAAATATCGAACGACCCTCGAACCTGTTTCTCAACTAGCAGCACAAACACAGAAACATACTATTACCAACGTTTACAACCTTCATTAATTAAACCCCATTTCAGGCACAAGGTTAAATGTGATTTGAACTGCCACTACTTCAGTAGACGACTTTTTGCCTCATTATTTATCAATTCATTCTTTTCAGGGTGTGATAAAAGGGAAAAGGTGATGTCTGTAGGTTATAGGATGAAGGCCAGACTTGAGGCGCCTGTGAACTAATAGGGTCAGCAAGACCTGATAATCCTCTAGTCAGCCTCCGGGGCCTTTGTTAGCTATGCTAACAGGTGCTCAAACCAAGACTGACCGGAGACTGTTATGGCACTTTACTGTGGTATCGATTTACATTCAAATAATCACGTCATTGTTGTTAACGATGAGAACGATAAAACCGTTTTCTCAAAACGCATCGCTAATGATCTTTCACTGTGCTTGGAATACTTAACGCCGTTTAAAGAACAATTAGTCGGCGTGGCTGTCGAGTCAACATTCAATTGGTACTGGTTGGTCGATGGTTTAGCCGCAAATGGCTTTCACATGCTGTTGGTCAATACGGCTGCTGTTAAACAATATGAAGGGCTTAAATATTCGGGTGATTTTAAAGATGCTTTTCACCTTGCCCACTTGATGCGTTTAGGAATTTTGCCTACGGGGTACATCTACCCTAAAGAGCAGCGAGCGGTGCGTGATATGTTGCGCAGAAGAATGCAGCTCGTGCAGTTAGCTAGTAAGCAATTATTGTCTATTCAAAACCAAATTTGGCGCAGCTCTGGCGTTCGGGTGAGTAGTAGCCAAATTAAAAAGAAGTCATTTGAAGTGACTTTACTAACACATCACTTAAAAACAGCTGCGGACACCAACTTACGTATTTTTCGCTCAATCCAGTCTGAAATTAAGCTACTGGAAGAGGAAGCTGAACAAGCCATCGAAGCTCCGAAACAGCTTGATTTACTGCAAACGATGACGGGCATAGGCCCCGTACTTGGACTCACCATTTTGCTCGAAACTGGTACTACTGCGCGATTTGAAACTGTAGGCGATTACGCATCTTATTGCCGTTGTGTACAAAGTTTAAGGGAGAGTAACAATAAGAAAAAAGGCGAAGGTAATGCCAAAAGTGGTAACAAATACCTTTCTTGGGCATTCTCACAAGCGGCGCATATGGCAGTTCGCTACGAACCAAAAGTGAAAGCTTTTTATGACCGTAAGTACCAAAAAAAGAATGGCATCGTTGCTATTAGAGCGGTGGCCCACAAACTGGCAAGAGCTGCATATTATATGTTGAAGAATAATGAACCGTTTGATGTTGACAAAGCGTTCGGCTGATAAACCCAAGCCAGCAAAGGGGTTGGTATGAACCAGTAGACTCTGATTGGATGGGTTTATCGGCCACTTGATTTAATCATTCGCCTAGCACGTGAGCCACTAAAAGGTTGGTCATTAAATTGAACCACAGTTTCTGTTATTTCTATATGGACACGTTGCTGGCACCGAGTATTTTGTGGAGCAGACGCTTGGGGTAAGGTTACTTACCTAGAACCAGATGGGTGACTGGTGCGGATGATTATCCGACATCAAACCAAAGAAAAAAACGGGCGCGAGTGAAAATTGAGTGACTTCTGTTTAATGCTGAAAATAATTCGGCAGAAAGTCTCTCGCGCACTTTACAACGGCTGACTAATGGGTGACCCCGTTGGCTATTTCTGGCTATTTCAGAGAGTCTCTCGCGCACTTTACAACGGCTGACTAATGGGTGACCCCAACACTCTGTTTATCTCTAATGGGGTGACCCCGCCGATTCTAGTTCACGCTGACTCGTCAGTTTTTAGGATTTTAAAATCATCTAGTGCCACGCGATTCTCTTGTATCACTTTGTTAAATTCAGGGCAATTGATAAAATACTTTGTTCGAAAATTATCAACATTGGCAATATAATAAAAAAACAATCTTAACAAAGAAAAATTTGTGAAACTAATCATTATCTGAATAAATTTACACCTATCTGCTTGTTCAAAACCGCATTCATCACTTAAGTTATCATTGATAACTTTAAGAATTTGTTGATATCGCCTAATTAAATTATAAATTTGATCATGAGTATCCAAATCAGCAAACATTTTTTCTGGACTGTCAGATTCATTACTGTTTTTCCAATTTTCAATATAACTTTCAAATTGAATTATTGCAGCATCTGAGTAAAATTCTTTAATCTTACTTTCAACAACAAACTCTAACTTAAATTGTGAAAACGAGCATTCAAGTGAATCTAACATTTTGAAAAATAAACTCTCAAAAGCCTTTCTTTTTTCTAGCAACTGGTTCGCTTGGCGCTCAGATTTCAGCTGATTATTAGCGTCGATTTGCGCTTGTAAAGAGCGGATGAGAATGACGATTGTTAAAAACGTTAAAGTTGGGTTTAAAACTCCCCCCATATAGTCGCCAAAAGCCCCCCAAACTCCTGTATCTTTTGAAATTGTAAAATCAAGATGAATACCAAAGTAGAATAAATATATAGATGCAATGCTTAAAATCAAAAAAGCTGCAATTAAAATAACATTAAGCATCAATATATACTGCCCTAACAATGTATTTTATAATGGCACCATCATTACGCTGAACTTCATTTACAACCAACTTCAAATTTATATAACTTTCAGATGAAACCCCATTATTAAGGTTTAAATTTTCAGTGAAAACTTTTTTAATTTTGTGTGCCATGTCTTTAAACTTAAGCCCAAAACCAAATGAAACAGTTTCTTCGTCACCTTTTAAAAGTAGCCTCCCATTTCCAGTGTGAATATTGAACCTAGTGATTCCCGCAAAAATTGTTTTTTCTTCCTTGCCCACTTTAGGTACCATATTTGTAATTGTACTTCTATCTATCCGTATCAATTCAAGACGGTCTCCATTTGTCTTTTTATAAGAAATTGTAACGGGATATCCAAATTTGTCACATATCTCATGCATAGTCTTCAGTCCATTTTTTTGACAACGCAATTGCTTCGTAAGCTCTTCAGCATCATCGCCCATTTTAGTTAGCACATTTTGAGGCTCTATTACCTAAAGTGAAGTCGGGGATTAGATGTAATGCATCATGCATAAAAAAGCTTAGTAACTCCAAAAGTGCTGAGCGCCCTACTTCCTTGTACTGCGGTTCCATATCAGGACCAATGTACAATGAGAAGAACATGCCATAAGATCCTTCAAAAGTCTTTTTCATTTTTGTTCTGATCGAGCTATCCGAAAATTTCTTTTGGACTATTCTTTTCTTGAGAATCGTTTCTGCTATTGTTCTAATGGTGTCAGACGTACCCTGAAGAGTGTCCAAACCTGTTTTCATATCCACTTCATATTCCGGCGAATCAATTTTTACTTCTAACTGAATTTCCACTTTCACTCCTTTACAAAAATTTAAATTCCGACATTGAAACTACTACACATTTGAGTGTTTGTATTAAAATTCAATAGCTTCAAAAATACAACTTTTAATAATTTTGACTGATACTTCAAAGATTAATCTGCATTTCTCCCTTACTCGCTAGTAAATTAATTGTCTAGTAGAATTTCTTCAATCTATCCCCAAACTCAACCCCCTCTCCCCCTTCTATCACGCCTGAAAATAAGCAATTGATGAGTAATTCATTTCATGGATGAAATGAAAGGCGAGTTAGGCCATGGATGGCCTATGTCGCCGTTTACGTTCACATCAATTGGTAATTTGAAGATTCAGCGTGATTTAGGGGCGCTGGGAGAGTCCAGAGAGGGGGTAAGCGCCAGCCCCTCTTTGGTTGCCATCGCCAACGCGACAAGAATTGAAATTGAAGGCGGTTAGAAAAGACGAGCGCACTCTCACCTTAGAAACAAATTTTCAAACCCATAAAAAAAGCCGACTTACGTCGGCTTTTCAATTTTTATACTTTTAAGTCAGTGACTTACTCAGCATACGTATCCGTTGAAGGACATGAACACACTAAGTTACGGTCGCCGTATACGTCATCGATACGTGTAACCGTTGGCCAGAATTTATCTTTCATCACTGACGCAACTGGGAATGCTGCGTAGAAACGGTCGTAGGCACGATCCCACTCGTTGCCTAGCACGTCGCCTTGCGTGTGCGGAGCAAATACTAGCGGGTTGTTTTCTACAGACCATTCGCCTGATTCCACTTTCGCGATTTCGCCACGGATTGAAACCATTGCTTCGATAAAGCGGTCGATTTCAACTTTAGACTCAGATTCTGTTGGCTCAATCATTAGCGTGCCCGCTACTGGGAACGACATTGTTGGCGCGTGGAAACCGTAGTCCATTAAGCGTTTTGCTACGTCCATTTCTGTGATGCCAGACGCTTCTTTAAGCGGACGAAGATCAACGATACATTCGTGCGCTACGCGGTCATTACGGCCACGGTAAAGAATTGGGAAGTGCTCGCTTAACTTTTGCGTTAGGTAGTTCGCGTTAAGGATGGCGATTTCAGTCGCTTGCTTCAAGCCTTCTGGTTCCATCATCGCGATGTATGCCCAAGAAATTGGCAGGATAGCCGCTGAACCAAATGGCGCTGCTGATACCGCACCGTTTGTTTCGGTTGTTCCTTTCACGCTGACTAGGCTGTGCGCTGGCATAAATGGCGCAAGGTGTGCTTTAACGCCGATTGGGCCAACACCTGGGCCGCCGCCGCCGTGTGGGATACAGAATGTTTTGTGTAGGTTAAGGTGCGATACGTCCGAACCGATAAAGCCTGGGCTTGTAACACCCACTTGCGCGTTCATGTTCGCGCCGTCCATGTATACTTGGCCGCCGTGTGAGTGGATGATGTCACACACTTCACGGATTGACTCTTCGTATACACCGTGCGTTGATGGGTACGTTACCATGATACACGCTAGGTTTTCTGATACTTCTTCGGCTTTCGCGCGAAGATCAGCCATATCGATATTACCGTCTTTGTCACACGCAACAACGACTACTTTCATGCTGGCCATTTGCGCTGTTGCAGGGTTTGTACCGTGCGCAGAGCTTGGGATCAAACAGATGTTACGGTGCGCATCGCCACGTGACTCGTGGTATTTACGGATTGCGATTAGACCTGCGTATTCACCTTGTGCACCTGAGTTTGGTTGCAGTGATACCGCGTCGTAACCTGTGATGTTAACAAGCCAGTCGTGTAGCTCGCCCATCATGATTTGGTAGCCTTCAGCCTGCTCTAATGGGCAGAATGGGTGAAGGTTTGCAAACTCTGGCCACGTTACTGGGATCATTTCCGCTGTCGCGTTTAGCTTCATCGTACATGAACCCAATGAAATCATTGAGTGGTTAAGTGCTAAGTCTTTGTTCTCTAAACGCTTAACATAACGAAGCATTTCTGTTTCGCTGTGGTAGCTGTTGAAGTTTTCGTGCGTTAGGACTTTGTCGTCACGTACTAGGCTTGCAGGAATACCTGTGATGCCGTTTGCTGCCACTTCTGCGTCTAGCGCTGCTACGTCAAGACCGTGGCCTTCGCCTACGATGATGTCGAATAGTTCAACGATGTCTTCACGCGTTGTTGTTTCGTTTAGTGCTACGCTGAATTCGCCTTCGCGGTTAACTGCAAAGTTAACGCCTTTCGCTTGTGAGCGTGCCACGATGTCTGCTTTGTTTGCTGCAACTACCGTAATTGTGTCAAACCAAGTGTCGTGCTTAAGCGCGATGCCTTTTGCTTTTAAGCCAGTCGCAAGGATGCTTGCAAAGCGGTTGATGCGCTCAGCAATGATTTTTAGACCTTGTGGACCGTGGTATACCGCGTAGAACGCTGCCATGTTGGCAAGTAGTACTTGCGCTGTACAGATGTTTGAGTTCGCTTTTTCACGGCGGATGTGCTGTTCACGCGTTTGCATCGCCATACGTAGCGCGTCGTTACCTAAACGGTCTTTTGAAATACCGATGATACGACCTGGTAGTGAACGCTTGTACTCGTCGCGAGTTGCGAAGAATGCCGCGTGTGGACCACCGTAACCCATAGGTACACCAAAGCGCTGTGCAGAACCTAGTACGACGTCTGCACCCAGTTTACCTGGTGCTTTAAGTAGCATTAAGCTCATGATGTCTGCAGCCACACACGCAATCGCTTTTTTGTCTTGTACTTGTGCGATTAGGCTTGTTACGTCTACCACTTCACCCGTTGTTGTTGGGTATTGGAATAGCGCACCGAAGATCTCGTGGTTTGTAGCCTCAGCCGCTGGGCCTACGATGATGTCGAAACCGAACTGTTCAGCACGTGTTTTAACGACGTCTGCAGTTTGTACGTGTACGTCGTCAGCGATAAAGAAAGCGTTTGCTTTTTTCGCTTTAGAAACACGCTTTGCCAATGCCATCGCTTCTGCTGCTGCCGTTGCTTCGTCAAGCAGTGAGGCAGAGGCAAGATCTAGACCGGTTAAATCTAATGTCAACGTTTGGAAGTTTAGTAGTGACTCTAAACGACCTTGAGCAATTTCTGGTTGGTATGGTGTGTACGCTGTGTACCAACCTGGGTTCTCTAGTACGTTACGTAGAATAACGTTTGGAACGTGCGTTGGGTGGTAACCTTGGCCGATGTATGACTTGAATACTTTGTTTTTGCCCGCAACTGATTTTAAGTAAGAAAGAACTTCTACTTCAGTGCGTGCTTCACCGATTTCAAGTGGCTTTGGTAAACGGATCCCAGCAGGTACCGTTTGCTCGATAAGCTCTTCAACACTCGATACTCCAAGAGCAGATAGCATTTCACCGATTTGCGCCGGCGTTGGGCCGATGTGGCGGCGAATAAAATCCTGCTTTTGCTCTAATTGTTCAAGAGATTTAGCGTTTGACATTAGTCTAGATTCCTATGATCCAAATTCAATAGTCTGGCAAATGATGGCATTGGCCAAATGTGTCATATGTGCGCGTCTGGGTAAAACGCCGCACGTTCAGAAATCGCTTGCTGTGTATGGAAAGCCGCTCGTTTCTGAACCCCTAAACGGGGTATGCAAAAAGCCCCAACAAATTGGGGCTTTTGCTTTATTCGCTTACGCTTATTCTTCGTCGATAGAGTTCGCGTAGCCTTCAGCGTCAAGAAGATTTTCAAGTTCTTCTAGATCTGAAGCTTTAACTTTGAATAACCAGCCGTCACCGTATGGGTCGCTGTTTACAAGCTCTGGAGAACCTTCAAGATCTTCGTTGATTGCTACGATTTCACCACCAATTGGTGCGTAGATGTCAGAAGCAGCTTTTACTGACTCAGCAACCGCGCAGTCTTCGCCCGCGTCAACTTCGTCACCAACTTCTGGAAGCTCAACGAAAACCATATCACCAAGAAGTTCTTGCGCGTGCTCAGTGATACCTACTGTGTAAACACCGTTGCCCTCGTCGCGAACCCACTCGTGAGAAGACGCATACTTTAACTCGCTAGGAATGTTGCTCATGTTGTTGTTCCTTTGGTTAAGACACTGATGCGTACGCACGGGCATACGCATCGTTTTATTATTAAATAACAGCTTTACCGTTACGTACGAAGCAAGGCTTCACTACTTTAACGTCAAATAACTTATTACGCATTTCAACTTGCGCTGTTTCACCCGTTGAACGTGGTACACGGGCTAATGCAACACTATAGCCTAATGTCGGCGAGAATGTACCAGAAGTGATAATACCTTCGCCACCTTCTACGATAACTTTAGTACCAGAACGAAGTACACCTTTGCTTTCAAGCACAAGACCTACTAGTTTGTCGGTGCTTTTCTCTTCACGTTGTTTTTCAACTACAGCACGACCGATAAAGTTACGCTCTGCTGGTTCCCACGCAATCGTCCACGCCATGTTTGCAGCTAGTGGTGACACACTTTCGTCCATATCTAGGCCGTAAAGGTTCATACCTGCTTCTAAACGTAGTGTATCACGTGCTCCAAGGCCAGCCGGCGCAACGCCTGCGTCGAGTAATTTTTGCCATAGGTCCGCTGCGTCATCGTTATGCACAACGATTTCGTAGCCTTCTTCACCTGTGTAGCCTGTTGTTGCGATGAATAAACCGCCAGCTTCCACACCGAAGAAAGGCTTCATGCCTTCTACAGCTGCATTTTGTTCTGCCGTGAATACCGCTGCTGCTTTTGCTTTTGCGTTAGGGCCTTGAACGGCAATCATCGCAAATTCAGGACGCTCTGTTACTGTTACGCTGAAATCGGCAGAAACTGCTGCCAAGTGCGCTAAATCTTTTTCACGCGTTGCTGAGTTTACAACTAGGCGGTAGTTTGTTTCGTCAAAGAAGTAGATGATTAGGTCATCAATAACACCGCCTTGCTCGTTCAGCATGCCTGTGTAAAGTGCTTTACCCGCAACCGTTAACTTTGCAACGTCATTCGCAACTAGCTTTTGCAGGAATGCTTTTGCATCCGCGCCTTGCACGTCAACAATCGTCATGTGCGATACGTCAAACATACCAGCATCTTTACGCACTGCGTGGTGCTCTTCAATTTGTGAGCCATAGTTGATTGGCATTTCCCAGCCGTGGAAATCAACCATTTTTGCGCCAGCTTCAAGGTGCTTTGCATGTAGTACGGTTTTTTGAGTCATAATCTTCCTGCTTGTTGTTTGGCAAACGCTTAGGCGTTCGCGTTGCAATACTGGAGTTACTGAACGGTTAGTTCAGCATAAAACCTTTATCCTGCCAAAGAGCTTGCCATTTTGGCAGTTGCTCAGTCTGGCTGACTAATTGAAATTGTTTTTCTTCTCCGGCCACCAGCGAGGTCACAAATACGTCACCACTTTGTGCACCATAGCAAAGCTTGATGTCAGTCAGTTGAAGGCCAGGCGTTAAATCAAATGTCTCGACTAACGAATCAAATGCCGCGTCACCAGAAATTGTGGCTACCGCGAGATCTTCACGCGCAACGTAGGCGATGTCGTAGTCGGATGCAAAGGTGTTGAAGAGCTGTAACAAGGCGTGAATAGCCGTTTCATCCGCGATAAAACGGTAGGCAGTGTCACTGAAGTAGTACAGGGTGAACGACTCCCCTGTTGCCAGTTTGCCATGTAAACCAAGCCCTGGCGCCATAAGACGGGTAAGCGAAAGACCAAGCTCGGTTTGAAGAAAAGGGGTTGCTTCAAAACCGCTGAAGTCTAATACAGCCAGTTTGCCCGTTGTGAGTAACTGGTTATTCGCTGCGTTTTGGCCAAGCGTGTGTTTGGCGAACATAGTAGCTGCAAATGGCATACAAACACCTGAACGATACAATATCCCTTGAGTATATTGGGGCGCATGAGCAACAACAAATTGTAATTATTTATCAATTGATAAATAATATTAATGTAAGCGGGTTTATAAATTTCGATTATTAATATTATGAAAAATTTATCTTTAGATGGGTTGCGCACCTTCGTTGCGGTAGTTGAATTGGGTGGTTTTGCCAAAGCCGGTGATTTACTGGGACTCTCTCAGCCAGCCGTAAGTTTGCAAATTAAGCGGCTCGAAGATTTGCTGGGTCGACGATTGTTCAAAAAACAGGGTCAACGGCAAGTGTTGAATCAATATGGTGAAATGTTGCTGCCGCTAGCTAAGCAAATGCTGCAATACAACGACGCTATTTTACAGCAATTCACCTCTGAAAGTGTAACGGGTAAAGTTCGTTTGGGTATTCCTTCTGAGTTTGCCGCCCGTATCTTACCTGCCATTATTGGTGACTTCGTTGCACTCTATCCCGATGTCGCATTGGAAGTAAAATCGAGACTGAGTAAACACTTACTTTCAGTATCACGGAAAGACCAGTTCGATTTAGTATTAGCGCTGAATGAAGATTTAGACTCTGCTACCCTCCCTTCATTTATGCAGGATCAGTTAGTTTGGGTTGGGGATTTAAGTTTGGCGCACCGCGATGTCATTACCTTAGTCACAGCTCCAGAAGGATGCATCTATCGCCGCCGCGCAACTGAGGCACTCGACAATGCGGGTTTGAAATATCGAATTATTTACAGCAATGCAGACTTAACAGGCCTCACTGCGGCACTGAAAGAAGGGTTAGGGATCACGGTACTTGCCCGCAGCACCGTTCCAAATGAATTGCCTTATCAGGCGCAATCCGAAGTACTACCTGAACTTGGTCCAATTGGGATTAGTTTGGTCAAACACACCAATGAATCCAGTAATGCCGTGGACAAATTGGCGGAGTTTATTTCATCGAGATTAGTTGTGTAAGAAGCAAGAAGTTAAGCCTAGTCTGTGAACGGTTATATCGATTGGCCTTTAGGCAACGGTTTACCCTTCGCTGGCTTTATGATTTGGTGTTGGTTTTCAATTTGCAATGCGAGGCATAAAGCATCGCCTACAGGATAGGCTTTATTGTTTGGCAATGGCTTTCAAATTGAAGCACGCGGTATGTAGGCGAAGGTTTACCCTTCGCTGACTTTTGGTTTGACGTTGGTTTTCAGATTGAAATGCGAGGCATAAAGCCTCGCCTAGTGGTTAAAATAGCCTTAAGCTTTTTTCTTTCTGCGCCCTACACCTAATAGCATTAAGCCAAGTAATCCCAATCCAACACCACCGCCTGAGCTTTCTTTTTCTGCAGCAGGTTCAACAGGCTTAGTTACAGTTACTGTTAATATTGCTAAGTTAACTAACCCCATTTCATCGGTCGCGACTATCGTCCCGCTGTAGGTTCCAGCCGTACGTATGGTGCCAGACAACACACCGCCTGAGCTGATTTGTAGCCCTTCAGGCAAGCCTTGTGCTGAGAACGTTAGCTCATGATTATTCGGGTCGCTAAAAACAGTACTGAGATCCGCTGAGATTGCTTCTGCCACGTTGACATTAATTGCAGGTAACTGACCTGCTGTTGGTGGCGTGTTTACAATAACGGATACACTTAAGGTCGATTTAGCACCGAACTCGTCAATGACCACGGCACTGAGCTGGGTTTCACCTGACTCAGTGAAACTTCCGGTTACTAAGCCGTTTGCTTTTACCGGTAAAGCACTCGTTGCTGATGTTTCAAATGAATAAGTATGCCCCTCAGGGTCAGTCACGTAATCATTAAAATCAAACGCAAACGATGCATTTGGGTTTGCCCAAAGCTCCACTTCGCTTGAAAGCGTTGGCGCATGGTTAAAATGAAGCGTCGTGTTTAGCGCTAACGACATATTGGCACTGTCTGTAACCGTAAAGCTCACGTCTTGTGATGCAGTGCCAATTTCTTTTGCACTTAGCACGCCTGCGTCAGAAAGTTCAACATTGGCAGGCAGTGAATCGCTTGCGAAAGTGAGCACATCGCCAGCATTGTCATCTTGCACATAGTCAGACAGGCTAAACTGATTGTCGGCGCCTTCATGGAACCACAATGGCTCCAATTCTTTACTCTGATAAGGTGATGAGTTAAACGACACAATGGATATTGTCGCTGGCAAACCGTTATAGTAGGAATCTGTTATTTTAATGGCCACTTTGTCTTTTGAAGTGCTATTTGATGTCAAAAACGAATCAAAACTAACACCAGACTCTTGTGTGATAATTTCATCTGCACGATTTGAGATAACCCCGTTGTACGGATTTATCGCGTTGGCCAAGATTGCGCTGCCTGAAACCGATAACATATAGCCAGGTGACAGTCTTTTTTCTCGGTAGCTATTCCATCCAACAAATTGTGTACTTTGATGCTGTAGTTTGTTGTCTTTTGCTACGAAAGTATGGAGATAGCTGTCATCGCGAACTTGATATTTACCAAATTCATAAGACCAACGCGTGACGGTGGACAAGATAACATCTTGTACTGCCATTTTAGTAAACTTAATACTACCGTTGCTTAACTCTGTACTATATAACTGCCCCTCATAACTCATCAAAGCCGCATCATCAGCAGCGAACAAATTGATGTAATAACTGTCGCGAAAAACGAGTTCTAGCCCGACATGTGCTTCAAGCGTTGCTTCCCCTGAATTATTCAAGGAAAAAACGGCAAGATTGCGTTTGCTATTTGCTGGCACATATAAACGATTTCCCACCAAGCGCAGATTGTTATAGTCAAAAGACAGCTGATTACCATTTACCTCTAGATTGAGACCTTTTACCTTTGGGGACTCAGGCTCACTTAGGTCAATATAAACCACTTCGTTACCGCGGTTAGCTGCTGTGATATCTCTGCCACTAACTAAAAAGCCATTTGCAAAAGGTAGCAAATCACCATAAATACTATTTTCTCTCAAACCCAGACTTTTCAGCGGATAATTACGATTTGCGATCGGCTGTGAAGACACTGATGTGATATCTAGGGCGCGTTGTGACACTGTAACCAGCAGTCCTTGGTCATCAAGATAGATTGACTTGGCATCATTGAAAGCAGGCATGTTTTGCTCACCATCAAAGATACTATCTAAATCAACGATACTGCCAGAGGTATGGGATAGTTTTCCAGCTGTGATTCCGTTTTGCGTAAAGCTCCAACTGTGCGATTCGGTCATTTGGCTCGAGCTAATACCAGTAGTTGAATTGATCGCTCTTGACGAAATTGAACCATTGAGATAACGGATCTCGAACACTGAACTACCGCTATTTTGATACAATCTGTCGCCAATCTGTGTAGGTTCATTCCAGCCCGGCAATCCAACTGCACTTAAAATAGATAACGTTTGCTCACTTGACTCTGCATCAATCTCTAATAGGTCGTCGTCTCGTGTTGCGTAAAGTTTACCATTAACAAAATGCGGAAAAACCGTTTTGATGCGATTGTAATTATTTTCAGATACCGTGAGCGACTTTTGTTTATTAAATTGCTGGGTCGACGTATCAAGCGTCCACTGCTCCATTAATACGGTTTCTGCATTAGAATAATTATGATTTGATAGATAAAGTCGATTTTTATCTTCATCAAAAAATGCGCTATTGAATCCGATCCTATTCGAGCTAACTGTTTTAATTTGACCAACTAAACTAGCACTGCCGTTTTCGGCTAGCTTATAGACCCCAGCACTATCGCGGTTTATCCAGACTAAATGCTGATTTGAGGGCGTAAGAGAGAATTGAGTGTTGTATCCATTAATGCTCAACGACGTTGATTCTTGCGCAGCCCACTGACCATCAACAAATGCGTAACGGACCAGTTTCGGATTGCTGCCACTATTTACGACAGAAAGTAACACCTTACCGCTATGAATTAAGAAGTTAAAGTTTTCATTATCATTAAATAACTCACGATCAACCGATTGTTCTGCAAGCAAAACAACCTTGTTTTCTTCATGTTTTAACGTCACTAACCGACTACCACTCCACGCAACGGCGACGTTTGCACTTACTACAATCCGCGATAATGAAGAAAGCGAACCACCTTCAATATCTAGTTGATTCGCTACTTGCAATGTATGCTGTAACTCACCTGCAACGATTTCGGAATCGTATTGAGTTAAAGGCGCTGATAATGTAGAGAATGGTATTCCAAGAATGCCCAGAGAGGC
It contains:
- a CDS encoding IS110 family transposase, coding for MALYCGIDLHSNNHVIVVNDENDKTVFSKRIANDLSLCLEYLTPFKEQLVGVAVESTFNWYWLVDGLAANGFHMLLVNTAAVKQYEGLKYSGDFKDAFHLAHLMRLGILPTGYIYPKEQRAVRDMLRRRMQLVQLASKQLLSIQNQIWRSSGVRVSSSQIKKKSFEVTLLTHHLKTAADTNLRIFRSIQSEIKLLEEEAEQAIEAPKQLDLLQTMTGIGPVLGLTILLETGTTARFETVGDYASYCRCVQSLRESNNKKKGEGNAKSGNKYLSWAFSQAAHMAVRYEPKVKAFYDRKYQKKNGIVAIRAVAHKLARAAYYMLKNNEPFDVDKAFG
- the gcvP gene encoding aminomethyl-transferring glycine dehydrogenase, whose protein sequence is MSNAKSLEQLEQKQDFIRRHIGPTPAQIGEMLSALGVSSVEELIEQTVPAGIRLPKPLEIGEARTEVEVLSYLKSVAGKNKVFKSYIGQGYHPTHVPNVILRNVLENPGWYTAYTPYQPEIAQGRLESLLNFQTLTLDLTGLDLASASLLDEATAAAEAMALAKRVSKAKKANAFFIADDVHVQTADVVKTRAEQFGFDIIVGPAAEATNHEIFGALFQYPTTTGEVVDVTSLIAQVQDKKAIACVAADIMSLMLLKAPGKLGADVVLGSAQRFGVPMGYGGPHAAFFATRDEYKRSLPGRIIGISKDRLGNDALRMAMQTREQHIRREKANSNICTAQVLLANMAAFYAVYHGPQGLKIIAERINRFASILATGLKAKGIALKHDTWFDTITVVAANKADIVARSQAKGVNFAVNREGEFSVALNETTTREDIVELFDIIVGEGHGLDVAALDAEVAANGITGIPASLVRDDKVLTHENFNSYHSETEMLRYVKRLENKDLALNHSMISLGSCTMKLNATAEMIPVTWPEFANLHPFCPLEQAEGYQIMMGELHDWLVNITGYDAVSLQPNSGAQGEYAGLIAIRKYHESRGDAHRNICLIPSSAHGTNPATAQMASMKVVVVACDKDGNIDMADLRAKAEEVSENLACIMVTYPSTHGVYEESIREVCDIIHSHGGQVYMDGANMNAQVGVTSPGFIGSDVSHLNLHKTFCIPHGGGGPGVGPIGVKAHLAPFMPAHSLVSVKGTTETNGAVSAAPFGSAAILPISWAYIAMMEPEGLKQATEIAILNANYLTQKLSEHFPILYRGRNDRVAHECIVDLRPLKEASGITEMDVAKRLMDYGFHAPTMSFPVAGTLMIEPTESESKVEIDRFIEAMVSIRGEIAKVESGEWSVENNPLVFAPHTQGDVLGNEWDRAYDRFYAAFPVASVMKDKFWPTVTRIDDVYGDRNLVCSCPSTDTYAE
- the gcvT gene encoding glycine cleavage system aminomethyltransferase GcvT: MTQKTVLHAKHLEAGAKMVDFHGWEMPINYGSQIEEHHAVRKDAGMFDVSHMTIVDVQGADAKAFLQKLVANDVAKLTVAGKALYTGMLNEQGGVIDDLIIYFFDETNYRLVVNSATREKDLAHLAAVSADFSVTVTERPEFAMIAVQGPNAKAKAAAVFTAEQNAAVEGMKPFFGVEAGGLFIATTGYTGEEGYEIVVHNDDAADLWQKLLDAGVAPAGLGARDTLRLEAGMNLYGLDMDESVSPLAANMAWTIAWEPAERNFIGRAVVEKQREEKSTDKLVGLVLESKGVLRSGTKVIVEGGEGIITSGTFSPTLGYSVALARVPRSTGETAQVEMRNKLFDVKVVKPCFVRNGKAVI
- the gcvH gene encoding glycine cleavage system protein GcvH; protein product: MSNIPSELKYASSHEWVRDEGNGVYTVGITEHAQELLGDMVFVELPEVGDEVDAGEDCAVAESVKAASDIYAPIGGEIVAINEDLEGSPELVNSDPYGDGWLFKVKASDLEELENLLDAEGYANSIDEE